The following are encoded in a window of Arthrobacter antioxidans genomic DNA:
- a CDS encoding PfkB family carbohydrate kinase produces the protein MTPQSPRSVVVIGDALIDELREPTGSQSFPGGAALNVAVGLTLLGTPATLIAMVGDDADGRRIKDFLSHHDVELLATPAPYGTARAVSDRTHGEPRYVFNQAAQHRTLVYQNHHRAAVAQATLVAVSCFPFDNQAEVDALTALIENPEQRLVIDPNPRSGMLVDKERFLANFTTLAARSLLTKVGDDDAQLLADEDLHTFGQRLHRAGASTILATAGPRGASLLRALQPEVHQPIAELPGPIVDTMGAGDATLSSILSTLTRDGMPATETVITHSLAEAMLVAAATCRAHGALLQHPSQLAMRSE, from the coding sequence ATGACACCCCAAAGCCCCCGTAGCGTCGTCGTCATCGGCGACGCCCTCATCGATGAACTGCGTGAGCCGACCGGATCACAATCCTTTCCCGGCGGCGCAGCTCTGAACGTCGCAGTGGGGCTGACTTTGCTCGGCACCCCCGCGACGCTCATCGCCATGGTCGGTGATGACGCCGACGGCAGGCGCATCAAGGACTTCCTGAGCCATCACGACGTAGAACTCCTGGCAACACCCGCACCCTACGGCACCGCCCGCGCCGTCTCCGACCGCACGCACGGTGAACCCCGATACGTCTTCAATCAGGCCGCCCAACACCGGACCCTGGTGTATCAGAACCACCACCGGGCAGCCGTCGCACAAGCGACGCTGGTCGCGGTGAGCTGCTTCCCCTTCGACAACCAGGCAGAAGTCGATGCCCTGACCGCCCTGATCGAGAACCCGGAACAGCGCCTCGTCATCGACCCGAACCCCCGATCAGGGATGCTCGTCGACAAAGAGCGTTTCCTTGCCAACTTCACGACCCTTGCTGCCCGAAGCCTCCTGACCAAAGTCGGCGATGATGACGCCCAACTCCTCGCCGATGAGGACCTGCACACCTTCGGCCAGCGTCTCCATCGGGCAGGAGCGTCCACCATCCTGGCCACGGCGGGCCCTCGAGGAGCATCGCTACTGCGCGCTCTCCAGCCGGAGGTCCACCAGCCGATAGCCGAGCTTCCCGGCCCCATCGTCGACACCATGGGCGCAGGGGACGCGACCCTGTCATCAATCCTCTCAACGCTCACCCGGGACGGAATGCCCGCAACCGAAACGGTCATCACCCATTCCCTTGCCGAAGCCATGCTCGTCGCCGCCGCTACCTGCCGTGCGCACGGTGCCCTGCTGCAGCACCCTTCGCAACTCGCAATGCGGAGCGAATAG
- a CDS encoding GH32 C-terminal domain-containing protein — protein sequence MKSGIRSRTLTAGVITALAASLLAASGPALAEEASVHPATQQYRPFIHFTPEKNWMNDPNGMVYYQGKYHLFFQHNPFGTTWGNMSWGHATSTDLLQWEEQPLAIAQTVNAESVAIEDIFSGSIVVDETNSSGFGTAETPPLVAVYTSAYTGAHPTHAGKQAQSLAYSTDEGQSWTKYEGNPVLDRNSANFRDPKVFRYDGPAGSYWVMTTVEATDHRVVLYKSDNLKDWTHLSDFGPANSTAGIWECPDLFPIAVDGDPNNVKWVMVVNLNPGAVAGGSGGQYFVGDFDGTTFTSDTTEPVDSIPDGTTFAGFNDGTYNGWTVNNEPGNWKDGPWAATPASGSLPGQLPVTGYSGAGLINGFNDGDWPVGSLQSPTFTVGSQDYINFLVGGGKHPRVEGGQLGNTPPAGSLLFNGFEYPQGSLTDQGWTITGDFEAARNPSTSGGEYAIDTGRINTFEAGPNGDNNTGTLTSPEFTIDKSHLSFLIGAGRRTDGTLQAELVIDGQVVESATGKNAGDLNWASWDVNEHQGKQATLRIVDNATGGWGHLTLDHVVLGDEPAQPRSSETSVNLVVDGQVVRTSTGNNSETLDWTNWNVSEFEGREASITVVDNNRGGWGHILADEFMFSDTPATSRLENYDWLDWGKDYYAAVSFSNIPDNKRIMLGWMSNWDYANDIPTSTWRSSMALPREVSLTETADGPRLVQKVVDQIDILREDDAAYSTGPQEIAEGIEALPVTGEVVQLDAVFSPGDAESFGLSVLGDGTEATKIGYDAGTNRLFVDRTNSGNEDFHPAFSSIDDAPVPLKDGRVAMRIYVDRASVEVFANEGLTTITDQVFPKAGANQIGLFSQGGSATLESLTVTPLTPAMWHGGVPPKGEDKATTAPGKGKLSIDHGKDKGPHDGNYAVNLNLKDGENGSTFNLYENGELVHTQKLTWNTPQPQNATVEITDRAPGKYVYTGELTNSKGTTETTKQTVVITKARK from the coding sequence ATGAAGTCCGGAATCCGCAGCCGCACACTCACAGCGGGAGTGATCACCGCGTTGGCGGCCTCGCTCCTCGCTGCCAGCGGCCCCGCATTGGCCGAAGAAGCATCCGTCCATCCCGCAACGCAGCAATATCGGCCGTTCATTCACTTCACCCCCGAGAAGAACTGGATGAATGATCCCAATGGGATGGTGTACTACCAGGGCAAGTACCACCTGTTCTTCCAGCACAACCCCTTCGGTACGACGTGGGGCAACATGAGCTGGGGACACGCGACCTCCACCGATCTTCTTCAATGGGAAGAACAGCCCCTGGCCATCGCTCAAACCGTCAATGCAGAGAGCGTAGCGATCGAGGACATCTTCTCGGGGTCGATCGTGGTCGACGAGACCAACTCGTCGGGCTTCGGCACGGCAGAAACCCCCCCACTGGTCGCCGTCTACACCAGCGCCTACACCGGTGCGCACCCGACCCACGCCGGCAAGCAGGCTCAGTCCCTCGCCTACAGCACGGACGAAGGCCAGAGCTGGACCAAGTACGAGGGGAACCCGGTCCTCGACCGGAACTCGGCCAACTTCAGGGACCCAAAGGTCTTCCGCTATGACGGGCCGGCAGGTTCGTACTGGGTGATGACCACGGTCGAAGCCACCGACCATAGGGTTGTCCTCTACAAGAGCGACAACCTCAAGGACTGGACGCACCTCAGCGACTTCGGACCCGCGAACTCCACGGCCGGCATCTGGGAGTGCCCGGACCTCTTCCCGATCGCCGTCGACGGAGACCCGAACAACGTCAAATGGGTGATGGTCGTCAACCTCAACCCAGGCGCCGTAGCTGGCGGCAGCGGCGGCCAGTACTTCGTCGGAGACTTCGACGGAACCACCTTCACCTCCGACACCACCGAGCCCGTCGACTCCATCCCGGACGGAACCACGTTCGCCGGCTTCAACGATGGAACGTACAACGGCTGGACCGTCAACAATGAACCCGGCAACTGGAAGGACGGCCCGTGGGCGGCGACCCCAGCTTCGGGCAGCTTGCCCGGGCAGCTTCCCGTTACCGGATACAGCGGAGCCGGACTGATCAACGGCTTCAATGACGGTGACTGGCCCGTCGGATCACTGCAGTCCCCCACCTTCACCGTCGGCAGCCAGGACTACATCAACTTCCTCGTCGGCGGCGGTAAGCACCCGCGCGTCGAAGGCGGACAACTGGGCAACACCCCACCCGCCGGCTCATTGCTCTTCAACGGCTTCGAGTACCCGCAGGGGAGCCTCACGGACCAGGGATGGACCATCACCGGGGACTTCGAAGCCGCCCGTAACCCATCCACCTCAGGTGGCGAGTACGCAATCGACACCGGCAGAATCAACACCTTCGAAGCCGGACCCAACGGTGACAACAACACCGGCACCCTCACCTCCCCCGAATTCACCATCGACAAATCCCACCTCAGCTTCCTCATCGGCGCCGGCCGGCGTACCGATGGAACCCTCCAGGCTGAGCTGGTCATCGACGGACAAGTCGTCGAGTCAGCTACCGGCAAGAACGCCGGAGATCTCAACTGGGCGAGCTGGGACGTCAACGAACACCAGGGGAAGCAAGCAACCCTGAGAATCGTCGACAATGCCACCGGCGGATGGGGCCACCTCACCCTCGACCACGTCGTGCTCGGCGACGAGCCCGCTCAGCCCCGCAGCAGCGAAACCTCCGTCAACCTCGTCGTCGACGGGCAGGTGGTCCGAACCTCCACCGGCAACAACAGCGAGACCCTCGACTGGACCAACTGGAATGTCAGCGAATTCGAAGGTCGCGAAGCCAGCATCACCGTCGTCGACAACAACCGCGGCGGCTGGGGCCATATCCTCGCCGACGAGTTCATGTTCTCCGACACCCCAGCGACATCCCGCCTCGAGAACTATGACTGGCTCGACTGGGGCAAGGACTACTACGCCGCCGTCTCGTTCAGCAACATTCCCGACAACAAGAGGATCATGCTCGGTTGGATGAGCAACTGGGACTACGCCAACGACATCCCCACCAGCACCTGGCGCAGCTCAATGGCACTGCCCCGAGAAGTCAGCCTCACCGAAACCGCAGACGGGCCCCGCCTCGTGCAGAAGGTCGTCGACCAGATCGACATCCTGCGCGAAGACGACGCCGCCTACAGCACGGGCCCGCAAGAGATTGCAGAGGGCATTGAGGCCCTCCCGGTGACAGGTGAGGTCGTACAACTCGATGCCGTCTTCTCCCCTGGCGACGCCGAGTCCTTCGGCCTCAGCGTCCTCGGCGATGGCACCGAAGCCACGAAGATCGGCTACGACGCGGGAACCAACAGGCTCTTCGTCGACAGGACCAACTCCGGCAACGAAGACTTCCACCCAGCGTTCTCCTCCATCGATGACGCACCCGTGCCGTTGAAAGACGGACGTGTCGCCATGCGTATCTACGTCGATAGGGCATCCGTCGAGGTCTTCGCCAATGAGGGCCTGACCACCATCACCGACCAGGTGTTCCCGAAAGCCGGCGCCAACCAAATAGGCCTTTTCTCCCAAGGAGGGTCCGCAACGCTCGAAAGCCTGACCGTCACACCCCTCACCCCAGCCATGTGGCATGGAGGCGTGCCGCCGAAAGGTGAAGACAAAGCCACCACGGCCCCCGGCAAGGGCAAGCTCTCCATCGACCACGGCAAGGACAAGGGGCCCCACGACGGCAACTACGCCGTGAACCTGAATCTGAAAGATGGCGAGAACGGCAGCACTTTCAACCTGTACGAAAACGGTGAACTGGTCCACACCCAGAAGCTCACCTGGAATACCCCACAGCCGCAGAACGCGACCGTGGAGATCACCGACCGGGCCCCGGGCAAGTACGTGTATACAGGAGAGCTAACCAACAGCAAGGGCACGACCGAGACGACAAAGCAAACCGTCGTGATCACCAAGGCACGCAAGTAG
- a CDS encoding hemolysin family protein has product MYELVMIGVGLILTVGTGMFVASEFALVNLDRRELEARDERGEKGLKPTIKALKITSTHLSSAQLGITLTTLLTGYTFEPAISSLLREPLLGAGVPEGLVPGIGAVVGIFLATVFSMVIGELVPKNFALALPRQTAKFVVPFQTLFTTVLKPVILLFNNTANKIIRSFGIEPKEELSGARSAEELSSLVRRSALEGSLDQDHAELLHRTLLFSDHTADDVMTPRVRMTSVRTTDTAAEIVATAVTTGYSRFPVIGEDNDDIRGVIHLKQAFAVPLDARSITTAGKLMVEPLRVPESMSVDTLLGLLRGQGLQVAIVTDEHGGTAGIVTLEDLIEEIVGELEDEHDRAHVGVVRTGKSLTFDASLRPDELRERTGIDVPEGEDYDTLAGYMTDELDRIPELGDEVSLSDGVLRVERVLGAHVERIRFTPTDPSDYPQDAQSRHDRTIDELTKELTHE; this is encoded by the coding sequence GTGTACGAGTTAGTCATGATCGGCGTCGGCCTGATCCTCACGGTCGGTACCGGTATGTTCGTGGCCTCGGAGTTCGCCCTGGTGAATCTGGACCGCCGCGAGCTCGAAGCCCGCGATGAGCGCGGCGAGAAGGGCCTCAAGCCCACCATCAAGGCCCTGAAGATCACCTCGACGCACCTGTCGAGTGCGCAGCTGGGGATCACCCTGACGACCCTGCTCACCGGTTACACGTTCGAGCCGGCTATCAGCTCCCTGCTCCGCGAACCACTGCTCGGTGCCGGCGTCCCGGAGGGACTCGTGCCGGGGATCGGCGCCGTGGTGGGCATCTTCCTCGCCACCGTGTTCTCCATGGTCATCGGCGAACTGGTCCCGAAGAACTTCGCCCTGGCCCTTCCCCGGCAGACCGCGAAGTTCGTCGTCCCGTTCCAGACCCTGTTCACCACGGTCCTGAAGCCCGTGATCCTGCTGTTCAACAACACGGCGAACAAGATCATCCGCTCCTTCGGCATCGAGCCGAAGGAAGAACTGTCCGGTGCCCGCAGCGCAGAGGAGCTCAGCTCCCTGGTCCGACGGTCAGCCCTTGAAGGCTCCCTGGACCAGGACCACGCCGAGCTGCTGCACCGTACACTGCTGTTCTCCGACCACACGGCCGACGACGTCATGACTCCCCGGGTGCGGATGACCTCTGTTCGGACCACCGACACCGCGGCCGAGATCGTCGCCACGGCAGTGACCACCGGGTACTCCCGCTTCCCCGTGATCGGTGAGGACAACGACGATATCCGTGGCGTCATCCACCTCAAGCAGGCCTTCGCCGTCCCCTTGGATGCACGGAGCATCACCACGGCCGGGAAGCTGATGGTCGAACCCCTGCGCGTCCCCGAATCGATGAGCGTCGACACCCTGCTGGGTCTGCTGCGCGGGCAGGGACTGCAGGTCGCCATCGTCACCGACGAGCACGGCGGCACCGCCGGCATCGTCACCCTCGAGGACCTCATCGAGGAGATCGTCGGGGAACTCGAGGACGAACACGACCGCGCCCACGTCGGCGTCGTCCGGACCGGCAAGTCGCTCACCTTCGACGCGTCGCTGCGCCCCGATGAACTCAGGGAACGCACCGGTATCGACGTGCCCGAGGGCGAGGACTACGACACCCTCGCCGGATACATGACCGACGAACTCGACAGGATCCCCGAACTCGGCGACGAAGTGTCCCTCAGCGACGGCGTGCTGCGCGTCGAGCGGGTCCTCGGAGCCCACGTGGAGCGCATCCGCTTCACACCGACGGATCCCTCCGACTATCCGCAGGACGCGCAGAGCCGCCACGACCGCACCATCGACGAGCTGACGAAGGAACTGACCCATGAGTGA
- a CDS encoding hemolysin family protein — MSEYLPGLIWLVVLLAVNAFFVGAEFAVISARRSQIEPRAEEGSKAAKTTLWAMEHATLMLATSQLGITVCSLVILNVSEPAIHHLLEYPLALTPIPPEAIGVIAFVIALLLVTFLHVVLGEMVPKNISFSVPTKAALILAPPLVFVSKVVRPVIWTLNGIANGILCLFKVEPKDEATSAFTLDEVATIVEQSTREGLLADGSGTLTNAFEFTSKTVADVEVPIQDIVHLPETASPALIQQTVSDHGYSRYILTRDGEPTGYLHLKDVTDLSNAESFTAPVPAKRVRRLASAYRSSDLEDALATMRRTGAHIARVFDAEGNTTGMLFLEDILEELVGEVQDATSAA; from the coding sequence ATGAGTGAGTACCTGCCCGGACTGATCTGGCTGGTCGTGCTCCTGGCCGTCAACGCGTTCTTCGTCGGCGCCGAGTTCGCGGTCATCTCCGCGCGCCGCTCCCAGATCGAGCCGCGCGCCGAGGAAGGCAGCAAGGCTGCGAAGACCACCCTGTGGGCGATGGAACACGCCACCCTGATGCTGGCCACCAGCCAGCTCGGCATCACCGTCTGCTCGCTGGTCATCCTCAACGTCTCCGAGCCGGCGATCCATCACCTGCTCGAGTACCCGCTGGCCCTGACGCCCATCCCGCCCGAAGCGATCGGCGTGATCGCGTTCGTCATCGCCCTGCTGCTGGTCACGTTCCTGCACGTGGTCCTGGGCGAGATGGTCCCCAAGAACATCTCGTTCTCAGTGCCCACGAAGGCCGCCCTGATCCTGGCGCCGCCCCTGGTGTTCGTGTCCAAGGTCGTCAGGCCGGTCATCTGGACGTTGAACGGGATCGCCAACGGCATCCTGTGCCTGTTCAAGGTCGAGCCGAAGGACGAGGCGACCAGCGCCTTCACCCTCGACGAGGTCGCGACCATCGTCGAGCAGTCCACCAGGGAAGGCCTCCTCGCGGACGGAAGTGGCACCCTGACCAACGCGTTCGAGTTCACCTCCAAGACCGTGGCCGACGTCGAGGTCCCCATCCAGGACATCGTGCACCTGCCGGAGACCGCCAGCCCGGCATTGATCCAGCAAACGGTCAGCGACCACGGGTACTCCCGATACATTCTCACCCGCGACGGGGAACCGACCGGATACCTGCACCTGAAGGACGTCACCGATCTCTCCAATGCGGAGTCGTTCACTGCGCCGGTGCCGGCCAAGAGGGTCCGCAGACTTGCATCCGCATACCGCAGCAGCGACCTCGAGGACGCCCTGGCGACCATGCGCCGCACCGGCGCCCACATCGCCCGCGTGTTCGACGCCGAAGGAAACACCACCGGCATGCTCTTCCTCGAGGACATCCTCGAAGAACTCGTCGGCGAAGTCCAGGACGCCACCAGCGCGGCATAG
- a CDS encoding DUF1801 domain-containing protein codes for MAGAPDSRIDDYIAALPVWQQEICRIVRRVVHEADPDVEETIKRTRQPYFVLHGNVCALLATRDHVNVFLYDGGLTPDPHGIITGGHGNATGRTIAVYEDRPVDEDALREIFRAVIADNRAGGWRSITKHADPSG; via the coding sequence ATGGCCGGAGCCCCCGACTCCCGTATCGACGACTACATCGCCGCGTTGCCGGTCTGGCAGCAGGAGATCTGCCGCATCGTCCGCCGCGTGGTGCACGAGGCCGATCCGGACGTCGAGGAGACGATCAAGCGCACCCGCCAGCCCTACTTCGTGCTCCACGGGAACGTGTGCGCTCTCCTCGCCACCAGGGACCACGTCAACGTCTTCCTCTACGACGGCGGCCTGACGCCCGATCCGCACGGCATCATCACGGGTGGCCACGGTAATGCGACCGGACGGACGATCGCCGTGTACGAGGACCGGCCGGTGGACGAGGATGCGCTCCGCGAGATCTTCCGGGCTGTCATTGCGGACAACCGGGCCGGCGGTTGGCGCAGCATCACCAAGCATGCCGACCCCAGCGGGTGA
- a CDS encoding GNAT family N-acetyltransferase, translating to MTLRPLRTADAAVLAQAYRDNREYLAPWDPLREDGFFTEAGQAEQIARRLGGLAVGTDMPWVLAEEERIVGTMTLSGIVRGPFLSAHVGYWVAGRMQGRGVCSAALQEALRHARDELGLHRVQASVLPHNAASTAVLHRAGFTLIGTAPSYLRIAGSWQDHLLYQRILH from the coding sequence GTGACCCTGCGCCCACTGAGGACGGCGGATGCAGCCGTGCTCGCACAGGCGTACCGGGACAACCGGGAGTACCTCGCGCCGTGGGACCCCCTGCGGGAGGACGGTTTCTTCACCGAGGCCGGCCAGGCGGAACAGATCGCCCGGCGTCTCGGGGGTCTGGCGGTGGGCACCGACATGCCGTGGGTCCTGGCGGAGGAGGAGCGGATCGTCGGCACGATGACCCTCTCCGGGATCGTCCGCGGCCCGTTCCTCAGCGCCCATGTGGGCTACTGGGTGGCCGGACGGATGCAGGGTCGGGGCGTCTGCTCGGCCGCCCTGCAGGAAGCACTGCGGCATGCCCGGGACGAGCTGGGCTTGCACCGCGTGCAGGCGTCCGTCCTGCCGCACAACGCAGCATCGACGGCCGTCCTGCACCGGGCAGGCTTCACGCTCATCGGGACGGCGCCGTCCTACCTCCGCATCGCCGGGTCCTGGCAGGACCACCTGCTGTACCAGCGCATCCTGCACTGA
- a CDS encoding polysaccharide deacetylase family protein has translation MTPTPAGTARRRSAAVLLTLVLLALAVVIAVVIAGRAGSPPPSAGPAVISPEPATTSPSPAAPATGPAAESPEPVQPPVVVPPIPQPQPQPGPEPEPITPPPSAPFPPSLRGQDLTVLPGAGNVVALTFDAGANAEGLPKILSTLSTKGVPATFFLTGTWAASNPGGVGQIAAAGHRVANHSLTHPGFTGLPDPLIADQVRGAEQTIQAAGADPRPFFRFPFGERDARTIAAVNDLGYVSVRWTVDTLGWKGTSGGISTQTVTDRVLGGLQPGEIVLMHIGSNPDDGSTLDADALAQVIDRISSAGYGFVTLDQLVGG, from the coding sequence ATGACACCCACACCGGCCGGGACCGCACGGCGGCGATCGGCTGCCGTTCTCCTCACGCTCGTCCTCCTGGCGCTCGCCGTGGTGATCGCCGTGGTGATCGCGGGCCGCGCCGGCAGCCCGCCGCCGTCGGCCGGGCCCGCGGTGATCTCACCGGAGCCGGCCACGACGTCCCCTTCACCGGCGGCACCCGCGACGGGGCCTGCGGCAGAGTCGCCGGAACCGGTCCAGCCGCCGGTCGTCGTGCCCCCGATACCCCAACCCCAACCACAACCGGGCCCGGAACCGGAACCGATCACGCCGCCGCCCTCCGCACCCTTCCCGCCGTCACTGCGCGGCCAGGACCTCACGGTGCTGCCCGGCGCAGGGAACGTCGTGGCGCTCACCTTCGACGCCGGAGCCAATGCCGAGGGCCTGCCGAAGATCCTGTCGACCCTGTCCACGAAGGGAGTCCCCGCCACCTTCTTCCTGACCGGGACCTGGGCCGCGTCGAACCCGGGAGGGGTGGGACAGATCGCCGCGGCAGGCCACCGCGTCGCGAACCATTCCCTGACGCACCCCGGCTTCACCGGTCTTCCGGATCCACTCATCGCCGACCAGGTCCGCGGCGCAGAGCAGACCATCCAGGCCGCCGGCGCCGACCCCCGCCCGTTCTTCCGCTTCCCCTTCGGTGAACGTGATGCGCGGACCATCGCCGCCGTGAACGACCTGGGTTACGTCTCGGTGCGGTGGACCGTGGACACCCTGGGCTGGAAGGGCACCAGTGGCGGCATCAGCACCCAGACGGTCACCGACCGTGTGCTCGGCGGACTCCAGCCCGGCGAGATCGTCCTCATGCATATCGGGTCCAACCCGGACGACGGCAGCACCCTGGACGCTGACGCACTGGCCCAGGTCATCGATCGGATCAGCAGCGCCGGCTATGGCTTCGTCACCCTCGACCAGCTCGTGGGCGGCTGA
- a CDS encoding DUF2630 family protein: MDDQDILSTIRSLVEEEHRLREHTAGSVRGHENEGRLRRIEESLDQCWDLLRQRRAKKEYGENPDAASVRPVSQVEGYWPRSRSRS; encoded by the coding sequence ATGGACGACCAGGACATCCTGTCCACCATCCGCTCCCTCGTGGAGGAGGAGCACCGGCTCCGGGAGCATACGGCCGGCAGCGTCCGGGGCCACGAGAACGAGGGACGCCTGCGCCGCATCGAGGAGAGCCTGGACCAGTGCTGGGACCTGCTGCGGCAGCGGCGGGCCAAGAAGGAGTACGGCGAGAACCCGGATGCGGCGTCCGTCCGCCCGGTCAGCCAGGTGGAAGGCTACTGGCCCCGCTCGAGGAGCCGTTCCTAG
- a CDS encoding aldose 1-epimerase family protein, translating to MNRIDPSEYRIEGGGYTAVVLGLGAAVRELTHDGRPLVVGFGAQEAMPNFRGAFVAPWPNRIEDGRYAFDGVDHELPINEPERGTALHGLVFDVPWTLVEHTGSSVTLACTIEPVAAYPFEVALEARFAVDAQGFRTSITATNAGSRRAPYGVCPHPYLVAGPSPLNDWVLELPAATVLTVTPDRLLPVAKEAVAGTPFDFRTAHALGDVQIDHAFTDLERDDAGRATVRVTDPIHGTGTAMVWDGSCPWVQIHTADLPLKPESTRLGLAVEPMTCPPDAFNTGEDLIVLEPGETHRTGWTISAL from the coding sequence ATGAACCGCATCGATCCCAGCGAGTACAGGATCGAGGGTGGCGGATACACAGCCGTCGTCCTCGGACTCGGCGCCGCAGTCCGCGAACTCACCCACGACGGCCGTCCGCTCGTGGTCGGCTTCGGTGCGCAGGAGGCGATGCCGAACTTCCGCGGCGCCTTCGTGGCACCGTGGCCCAACCGCATCGAGGACGGTCGCTACGCGTTCGACGGCGTCGACCATGAGCTGCCGATCAACGAGCCCGAGCGCGGCACGGCCCTCCACGGCCTCGTCTTCGACGTCCCCTGGACGCTCGTGGAGCACACCGGTTCCTCCGTCACGCTCGCGTGCACCATCGAACCGGTCGCGGCCTACCCCTTCGAGGTGGCCCTCGAGGCACGCTTCGCCGTCGACGCACAGGGCTTCCGGACGTCCATCACGGCGACGAACGCCGGCTCGCGGCGCGCCCCCTACGGCGTGTGCCCGCACCCGTACCTCGTTGCCGGGCCGTCGCCCCTGAACGATTGGGTGCTCGAACTGCCCGCCGCCACGGTCCTGACGGTCACGCCGGACCGGCTGCTGCCCGTGGCGAAGGAGGCCGTCGCCGGGACGCCGTTCGACTTCCGGACGGCCCACGCGCTCGGCGACGTGCAGATCGACCACGCATTCACCGATCTGGAGCGCGACGACGCCGGTCGGGCCACGGTGCGGGTCACCGACCCGATCCACGGCACCGGGACGGCCATGGTGTGGGACGGCAGCTGCCCGTGGGTCCAGATCCACACGGCCGACCTGCCGCTGAAGCCGGAGAGCACGCGCCTCGGCCTCGCCGTCGAACCCATGACCTGCCCGCCGGACGCCTTCAACACCGGCGAGGACCTGATCGTCCTCGAACCCGGGGAGACGCACCGGACCGGCTGGACCATCTCGGCACTGTAG